In Aspergillus fumigatus Af293 chromosome 4, whole genome shotgun sequence, one genomic interval encodes:
- a CDS encoding chitin deacetylase translates to MVSSLFWAMSVLFLSVSNLVHESWASPLNGTIGKRNSLVPFGAILDRCVIPGTVALTFDDGPFVYTSDLLELLSAYGARSTFFLNGQNKGSFHGDAAVVRRIFEEGHQVGSHTWGHPYLTSLDYPAIVAQMTQLEDAFMQVLGFYPTYMRPPFLAFNGLVLSAMGDLGYHVISASIDTKDYENDHPDLIPRSFEKFRAELDAGGSIILSHDVHDQTVHTLTRAMLEEIRTRGLQTVTVGDCLGDPEPFWYRTSR, encoded by the exons ATggtttcttctctcttctggGCTATGTCcgttcttttcctctctgtCTCAAACCTTGTTCACGAAAGCTGGGCATCTCCTCTGAACGGGACCATCGGAAAGCGAAACTCCCTTGTGCCCTTCGGAGCCATCTTGGACAGATGCGTCATTCCTGGTACGGTCGCTTTGACCTTCGACGATGGACCGTTCGTGTACACTTCCGATCTCCTGGAACTCCTCAGTGCATACGGTGCGCGatcgaccttcttcctcaatggCCAAAATAAAGGGAGCTTTCACGGTGATGCAGCTGTCGTGCGGCGCATTTTCGAAGAAGGCCATCAGGTTGGCTCGCATAC CTGGGGCCATCCTTATCTGACCTCATTGGACTATCCTGCCATTGTCGCGCAGATGACCCAACTGGAAGATGCCTTCATGCAAGTCCTAGGATTCTATCCGACGTACATGAGGCCACCTTTCCTCGCTTTCAACGGGTTAGTGCTGTCGGCCATGGGTGACCTCGGGTACCATGTTATCAGCGCGAGTATCGACACGAAGGACTACGAAAATGACCATCCCGATTTGATCCCGCGCAGCTTTGAAAAGTTCCGTGCAGAGTTGGATGCCGGCGGAAGCATCATCCTGTCCCACGATGTGCATGACCAGACCGTGCATACGTTGACAAGGGCAATGCTTGAGGAGATCCGCACGAGAGGATTGCAGA CGGTCACGGTTGGAGATTGCTTGGGGGATCCGGAGCCATTTTGGTACCGAACATCTCGTTAA
- a CDS encoding inositol-pentakisphosphate 2-kinase, whose translation MTKPAFLELPAGAQLTYLAEGGANIIYRIASAPSPCHTGPTDTYSSSGPHFIVPPEFKGKLLRLRKETKTGISYQEIARNFDRTIRPLFSPDELVDQELVYLPSGLVQRCNEQLSAAERNGERPKKRQGVYLSVTEPFGLLVTDMTTFATPNTVLAELKPKWLLQSPSAPVNARRCRTCALRDMKNYQSRRAGGSEEISFCPLNLVSDKFENVLRAAKYVKGCEDQTRLARILYRNPTLQKLLTHQKAMRDVGLHGPSAQSREQSLAMTLRDCTMFIKIPRDEMGPVEVRLGDLDLKTGAGGKAQYWLNLESQLIAGGWYLGNNSGLSQSECLLQRS comes from the exons ATGACAAAACCCGCTTTTCTAGAGCTCCCCGCTGGAGCTCAACTCACATACCTCGCTGAGGGTGGGGCCAATATCATTTATCGCATTGCTTCAGCTCCCTCACCCTGCCATACCGGCCCCACGGACACTTATAGCTCTTCTGGGCCCCATTTCATTGTTCCTCCAGAGTTCAAGGGAAAATTACTTCGTCTTCGAAAGGAAACAAAGACAGGAATCTCATACCAGGAGATTGCGCGTAATTTCGATAGAACCATCCGCCCATTGTTCAGTCCTGACGAACTGGTGGACCAGGAGCTTGTGTACCTTCCGAGTGGACTTGTGCAACGCTGCAATGAGCAACTAAGCGCGGCGGAGCGCAATGGCGAACGCCCCAAGAAGCGTCAAGGCGTGTATCTTTCGGTCACAGAGCCATTTGGGCTTCTGGTTACCGATATGACGACTTTTGCTACCCCGAATACCGTGCTTGCGGAATTAAAGCCCAAATGGCTCCTGCAGTCACCATCAGCGCCAGTCAATGCACGGAGATGTCGCACGTGCGCATTGCGGGACATGAAGAATTACCAGAGTCGGAGAGCAGGTGGGTCTGAAGAGATCTCGTTTTGTCCGTTGAACCTGGTATCGGACAAGTTTGAGAATGTCCTGCGCGCAGCCAAGTACGTCAAGGGCTGTGAGGACCAAACCAGGCTGGCAAGGATTCTCTATCGCAACCCTACATTGCAGAAACTCTTGACGCATCAGAAGGCTATGCGTGACGTGGGACTACATGGGCCTTCGGCGCAGTCTCGAGAGCAGTCTCTTGCGATGACTTTGCGAGACTGCACGATGTTTATAAAG ATTCCGCGTGACGAGATGGGGCCAGTGGAAGTCCGCCTTGGAGACTTAGATCTCAAaactggagctggtggtAAGGCTCAGTACTGGCTCAATTTGGAAAGCCAGTTGATCGCAGGAGGCTGGTATCTGGGCAACAATAGTGGCTTGTCCCAGAGTGAATGCTTGCTGCAGCGTTCTTGA
- a CDS encoding nitroreductase family protein: MASPRLLSRSPLTSILRLPIQTTNGANLIPRTLSRVHRSFISSQTKAAPLKMSNTDTLIELAKARRTIYKLGKNSPVPDSKIEEVVNAAIQHVPSSFNTQSTRLVVLLHAEHERLWEIVIDTFMQLVQSGAVPETTWKNQTLPKLQGMKNGVGTILFYEDPAHIKPFSEKFATYKDYFQPWAEHSNAMHQYFLWTALESLGFGANLQHYNPLIDAPVAKQWDIPSEWRLIAQLVFGSRAGESGEKTQKPIEERVKIFGKL, from the exons ATGGCATCCCCGCGACTCCTCTCTCGTTCACCATTGACCTCAATCCTTCGTCTCCCCATCCAGACTACCAACGGAGCAAACCTCATCCCTCGCACCCTGTCAAGAGTACATAGATCTTTTATTTCCTCCCAGACTAAAGCGGCACCACTCAAGATGTCCAACACCGACACGCTCATTGAGCTAGCCAAAGCCCGCCGCACAATCTACAAACTCGGAAAGAACAGCCCCGTCCCCGACTCCAAGATCGAAGAGGTCGTCAACGCAGCTATCCAGCACGTCCCCAGCTCTTTCAACACCCAGTCTACGCGGCTCGTGGTCCTCCTGCACGCCGAGCACGAGCGCCTCTGGGAGATTGTCATTGACACCTTCATGCAGCTCGTTCAAAGCGGCGCCGTGCCCGAGACGACATGGAAGAACCAGACGCTGCCTAAACTACAGGGGATGAAGAATGGTGTCGGGACG ATCCTTTTCTACGAAGACCCAGCACACATCAAGCCCTTCTCCGAGAAATTCGCAACCTACAAGGATTACTTCCAGCCTTGGGCGGAGCACTCGAACGCCATGCACCAGTACTTCC TCTGGACAGCCCTCGAGTCCCTCGGTTTCGGCGCAAACCTCCAACACTACAACCCCCTCATCGACGCCCCCGTCGCCAAACAATGGGACATCCCCTCGGAGTGGCGCCTCATCGCGCAACTCGTCTTCGGTAGCCGGGCGGGCGAATCAGGCGAGAAGACCCAGAAGCCCATTGAAGAGCGGGTTAAGATCTTCGGCAAACTATAA
- a CDS encoding thiamine-binding protein: MTPADIASIPTPPHCTADFCLIPIGTSSPSVSSQIADVQRLIEKSGLKYVMHSAGTTLEGPWDKVHQVIGQAHMLLHQQGIVRIQTDIRVGSRTDKEQSFEDKVNKVRQLLAQDK, from the exons ATGACTCCCGCAGACATTGCATCCATCCCGACTCCCCCTCACTGCACGGCAGACTTCTGCTTGATTCCG ATCGGgacctcctctccctctGTATCTTCACAAATCGCAGACGTCCAGCGCCTAATCGAAAAGTCCGGCCTCAAGTACGTGATGCATTCGGCTGGTACGACATTGG AGGGTCCCTGGGACAAGGTGCACCAGGTCATTGGTCAGGCACATATGCTATTGCACCAACAGGGTATCGTTCGAATCCAGACCGATATCCGGGTTGGGTCGAG GACTGACAAGGAGCAATCATTTGAGGATAAAGTGAACAAGGTGCGGCAATTGCTGGCACAGGATAAGTGA
- a CDS encoding CCDC47 family protein, giving the protein MAGMLKNMFGGSQPSDPAKVEDDFADFVKAPEPSPASIVAGSPSVPAVDTQGATAVPYTKWYRVWERTSPKDFIQEAMVMPLILLIVVFHLWGTRKNRRRAREWAQAHAPALQSEFAVVGFDGVHKFTGAVDSAPAELISPESILKEKSAQEFISYATGRQNVAFVDMSIKLPNRYNPIVYWSDYALSFFFDSWQAPTETFEAIAYTFDGREKDLVPVPANDTSSLKVNNSAYDGFIWAVVHKNHMRKFRLDRYDASMTFTKDNAKLPSWVTVMTESAEITDTLLTPELIQAIEKAGDSFRYFIVTDQPVDKPLKIEETTPRKRIHFSITLPSSASGYSATMPLFNQFLRFTDKLVASAHFRPEVMRKIKHVREEEIKKLRRAAEEEKAEERRLAAEKIKKEERERLLRGMTAEEQRKFLERESQKGQRRSMKKYTKRA; this is encoded by the exons ATGGCTGGCATGCTAAAGAATATGTTTGGCGGCTCTCAGCCGTCAGATCCAGCCAAAGTCGAGGATG ATTTCGCCGACTTTGTTAAGGCTCCCGAGCCGTCCCCTGCGTCCATAGTAGCGGGGTCGCCGTCGGTCCCCGCCGTCGACACCCAGGGTGCCACGGCGGTTCCCTACACAAAATGGTACCGAGTTTGGGAGCGGACCTCACCAAAGGACTTTATACAAGAAGCAATGGTCATGCCATTGATCCTTCTGATTGTTGTATTTCACCTCTGGGGCACGCGCAAGAATAGACGGAGAGCCAGGGAATGGGCCCAGGCTCATGCGCCAGCTCTCCAGAGCGAGTTCGCGGTTGTGGGATTCGATGGCGTCCACAAATTCACCGGCGCGGTCGATTCCGCTCCTGCGGAACTGATCTCCCCGGAGTCTATTTTGAAGGAGAAGTCTGCGCAGGAGTTCATTTCCTATGCCACCGGCAGACAGAACGTCGCTTTCGTCGACATGTCTATCAAGTTGCCCAACCGGTACAACCCCATTGTTTACTGGTCCGACTATGCTCTCAGTTTTTTCTTCGACAGCTGGCAGGCTCCTACCGAGACATTTGAGGCAATCGCCTACACCTTTGATGGCAGGGAGAAGGATCTTGTTCCCGTACCCGCCAACGATACTTCGTCTCTCAAGGTGAACAACTCGGCCTATGACGGTTTCATCTGGGCTGTTGTGCACAAGAACCACATGCGCAAGTTCCGCCTGGATCGGTACGATGCGTCAATGACCTTTACCAAGGACAATGCCAAGCTACCATCCTGGGTTACCGTTATGACAGAAAGTGCCGAGATCACAGATACTCTTCTCACTCCTGAGCTGATCCAGGCTATCGAGAAGGCTGGAGACTCTTTCAGATATTTCATTGTCACTGACCAGCCCGTTGACAAGCCCTTGAA AATCGAGGAGACTACACCGCGGAAGCGCATTCATTTTTCTATCACTCTCCCCTCGTCTGCATCTGGTTACTCCGCCACCATGCCACTGTTCAATCAGTTCCTTCGCTTTACTGACAAGCTTGTCGCGTCTGCTCATTTCCGTCCGGAGGTGATGCGCAAGATCAAGCACGTtcgtgaagaagagatcaagaagcttcGCCGCGctgctgaggaagaaaaagcagaggAGCGCAGGCTGGCAGCTGAGAAGATTAAGAAGGAGGAGCGAGAGCGACTCCTCCGTGGCATGACTGCCGAAGAGCAGCGCAAGTTCCTTGAGCGTGAATCGCAGAAGGGCCAGAGACGGTCTATGAAGAAGTACACCAAGAGAGCATGA